A single Ctenopharyngodon idella isolate HZGC_01 chromosome 22, HZGC01, whole genome shotgun sequence DNA region contains:
- the LOC127504799 gene encoding zinc finger protein basonuclin-2 has translation MGTWTHTLHQETDGDESLLKRDERTASVKLKEVVGCTHADCHCECFLPGRHQIRSCDRCGHGWVAHAVGKVCGPALVCSGQVEIVQSHVVFDISSLILYGTQALPIRMKILLDRLFSVLTHTQVLNIIHTLSWTLRDYVRGYMLQDSMGKVLDRWVTMSPEDEVVTLRQFLRFGETKSIVELMSDEICPETAFRADVRHSPRETLQHFENLPGGTLAFLQPFHYISPSPFPPSPALVPHPATQKLQRLSEQNHGETRPRNPRGTSLLRKHDEQRLRPPIADSSGTRERRHGSSSSKGRVSCDACAKTFYDKGTLKIHFNAVHLKIKHRCTIAGCNMMFSSLRSRNRHSANPNPRLHAALQHATHRFTAQPRRTPLPVSMAANNTDHRKDHPGVCEAHGISGGGATGQSERPL, from the exons ATGGGGACGTGGACACACACACTCCACCAGGAG ACGGACGGTGACGAGTCTCTTCTGAAGCGTGATGAACGGACCGCGTCTGTGAAGCTGAAGGAG GTGGTTGGTTGCACACACGCAGACTGTCACTGTGAGTGTTTCCTGCCAGGACGACATCAGATCAGGTCATGTGATCGCTGTGGTCACGGCTGGGTCGCCCACG CTGTGGGGAAGGTGTGCGGTCCGGCGCTCGTGTGTTCGGGGCAGGTGGAGATCGTCCAGAGTCACGTGGTGTTTGACATCAGCAGTCTGATCCTGTACGGGACGCAGGCGCTTCCTATCCGGATGAAGATCCTGCTGGATCGGTTGTTCAGtgtcctcacacacacacaggtgctcaACATCATACACACACTCAGCTGGACGCTGCGTGACTATGTGAGAGGATACATGCTGcag GACTCCATGGGGAAGGTCCTGGATCGCTGGGTCACCATGAGCCCGGAGGACGAGGTCGTGACCTTGCGTCAGTTTCTGCGTTTTGGGGAAACGAAATCCATCGTGGAGCTCATGTCTGATGAGATCTGCCCGGAGACAGCGTTCAGAGCTGACGTCCGTCACAGTCCCAGAGAGACGCTGCAGCACTTCGAGAATCTGCCGGGAGGAACTCTAGCGTTCCTGCAGCCCTTTCACTACATCAGTCCGTCCCCGTTCCCTCCCTCACCGGCTCTGGTACCTCATCCCGCCACGCAAAAACTACAGCGGCTGAGCGAACAGAACCACGGCGAGACGAGACCCAGAAACCCAAGAGGAACGTCGCTGCTACGAAAACATGATGAGCAGCGTCTCCGTCCTCCGATCGCAGATTCCTCAGGAACGCGCGAGCGCCGGCACGGATCGTCCTCGAGTAAAGGCCGCGTGAGCTGCGACGCCTGCGCCAAGACGTTCTACGATAAAGGAACGCTGAAGATCCACTTCAACGCTGTGCACCTGAAGATCAAGCATCGCTGCACTATCGCCGGCTGCAACATGATGTTCAGCTCCCTGCGCAGCCGCAACCGGCACAGCGCAAACCCCAACCCTCGACTGCACGCCGCGCTCCAGCACGCCACCCACAGATTCACCGCTCAACCTCGCCGGACACCGCTGCCTGTTTCCATGGCAGCCAACAACACTGACCATCGGAAAGACCATCCAGGCGTCTGTGAAGCTCACGGTATCTCAGGAGGCGGAGCTACGGGGCAGTCAGAAAGGCCTCTGTGA